One region of Bdellovibrio bacteriovorus genomic DNA includes:
- a CDS encoding S8 family serine peptidase: MKRALLLGALLFGSQAFAGEYLVKYKNTSALNMLNTMTMSKVATVQMTDHNATASLVKVNIVKSHEAQALASLLSQPGVEYVVPNFKLKAFTAPVDAAALKEQWAIAKVQAEKAWQRAGNKGNRNVIVAVIDTGVDYRHPALAPNMIQGYDFKENDADPMDKTGFQNPGHGTHCAGAVGATGLVDGGIIGLAPEVSMMPLRFLGEDGSGDLNNAIKAIDYAVEKGAHIISASWGAAVPRSTAAPLLEAIKRADDKGVIFIAAAANDGKNNDKTEMYPANNGFPNSITVAASGASDAKPSWSNYGTATVHVAAPGENIMSTLPNNKYGNLSGTSMATPLVSGLVALMKAQDPSLTGAQVRAILQTTGAKVSIETACNCRVDAYEAVEAVMSKKMVVVPAAATIQPSSTLALSVLHGKAPFKFASSNASVATVDNSGTLTAVANGSTTVTVTDADGKTASTLNINVGAKSGGTNPNPPDNGGGLPDPGNPGEPGECPLGDPMICQIICQLQPDLPFCQQ, encoded by the coding sequence ATGAAACGTGCATTATTATTAGGTGCGTTGTTGTTCGGTTCTCAGGCGTTCGCTGGCGAATACTTGGTGAAATATAAGAACACAAGCGCGCTCAACATGCTTAACACAATGACAATGTCTAAAGTTGCGACTGTTCAAATGACTGATCACAACGCAACAGCAAGTCTTGTGAAAGTGAACATCGTAAAGAGCCACGAAGCACAAGCTTTGGCGAGCCTTCTTTCTCAACCAGGCGTTGAGTACGTAGTTCCAAACTTCAAATTGAAAGCTTTCACAGCTCCAGTTGATGCCGCGGCATTAAAAGAGCAATGGGCGATCGCGAAAGTTCAAGCTGAAAAAGCTTGGCAACGTGCGGGTAACAAAGGAAACCGCAACGTGATCGTAGCTGTTATCGATACAGGCGTTGACTACCGCCATCCAGCTTTGGCTCCAAACATGATCCAAGGTTATGACTTCAAAGAAAACGATGCAGATCCAATGGATAAAACAGGCTTCCAAAATCCAGGTCACGGTACTCACTGCGCGGGCGCAGTAGGTGCAACTGGTTTGGTTGACGGTGGTATCATCGGTTTGGCTCCAGAAGTTTCTATGATGCCACTTCGCTTCTTGGGTGAAGACGGTTCTGGTGACTTGAACAATGCGATCAAAGCTATCGATTACGCGGTAGAAAAAGGCGCGCACATTATCTCTGCATCTTGGGGTGCGGCGGTTCCACGTTCTACAGCAGCTCCTCTTCTTGAGGCGATCAAACGTGCTGACGATAAAGGTGTTATCTTCATCGCAGCCGCAGCTAACGATGGTAAAAACAACGATAAAACTGAGATGTATCCGGCAAACAACGGTTTCCCGAACTCAATCACAGTTGCAGCTTCTGGCGCATCTGATGCAAAACCATCTTGGTCTAACTACGGTACAGCGACTGTTCACGTAGCAGCTCCTGGTGAAAACATCATGAGCACATTGCCAAACAATAAGTACGGAAACCTTTCTGGTACTTCAATGGCAACTCCGCTTGTATCTGGCCTAGTAGCTTTGATGAAAGCTCAAGATCCTTCACTAACTGGTGCTCAAGTTCGTGCGATTCTTCAAACGACAGGTGCTAAAGTTTCTATCGAAACTGCATGTAACTGCCGCGTTGACGCTTACGAAGCTGTTGAAGCAGTTATGTCTAAGAAAATGGTTGTAGTTCCTGCGGCAGCAACTATCCAACCTTCTTCTACATTGGCACTTTCCGTTCTTCACGGTAAAGCTCCATTCAAGTTCGCTTCTTCAAACGCTTCAGTTGCGACTGTAGACAACAGCGGTACTTTGACTGCGGTTGCTAACGGTTCAACTACTGTGACTGTGACAGATGCTGACGGTAAAACGGCTTCTACATTGAACATCAATGTAGGTGCTAAATCTGGTGGTACAAATCCAAATCCTCCAGACAACGGTGGCGGTCTTCCTGATCCAGGCAACCCAGGTGAGCCGGGTGAATGCCCATTGGGCGATCCTATGATTTGTCAGATTATCTGCCAACTGCAACCAGATCTACCATTCTGCCAACAGTAA